In Hymenobacter gelipurpurascens, one DNA window encodes the following:
- a CDS encoding urease accessory protein, producing MGHAFEADHLIAVSTLVARHDSRLLAVKDGLYWGLGHTTTLVVFGGMLLGTRLTLLHSHYFEAAVGAMLLLMGLSRLTNRAYYSKGPPPARYRRSTAYAVGLVHGLAGSGALVLLVMGSISSIWLGVAYLLLFGLGSVLGMLGATSLMSVPFTQRMRFSRTLRLGLVVASALVSIGYGGWMLYSNLKPEKAGMSAQRPAAQAPAAKTRMSLYNSPFSTTLLD from the coding sequence ATGGGCCACGCATTTGAAGCCGACCACCTGATTGCCGTCAGCACCCTAGTGGCTCGCCACGACAGCCGCCTGCTGGCCGTGAAAGATGGCCTGTACTGGGGCCTAGGCCACACTACCACGTTGGTAGTTTTTGGTGGCATGCTCCTGGGCACCCGCCTCACGCTGCTGCACTCTCACTATTTTGAAGCAGCTGTGGGCGCCATGCTACTCCTGATGGGCCTGAGCCGCCTGACCAACAGGGCCTACTACAGCAAAGGCCCGCCCCCGGCGCGCTACCGGCGCAGTACCGCTTACGCCGTAGGCCTCGTGCATGGGCTGGCGGGCAGCGGAGCGCTGGTGCTGCTGGTAATGGGTAGCATCAGCAGCATTTGGCTGGGAGTGGCCTACCTGCTATTGTTCGGGCTGGGCTCGGTACTAGGCATGCTGGGCGCCACCAGTCTGATGAGCGTGCCGTTCACCCAGCGCATGCGCTTCAGTCGCACACTTCGGCTGGGTCTGGTGGTGGCCTCCGCGCTGGTAAGCATCGGCTACGGTGGCTGGATGCTCTACAGCAATTTGAAGCCGGAAAAGGCAGGCATGAGTGCGCAACGCCCTGCCGCACAAGCACCCGCCGCCAAAACCCGCATGAGCCTGTATAACTCTCCGTTCTCTACTACACTTCTAGACTAG
- a CDS encoding acyltransferase family protein, translating into MLIKNPSATAPPETHRVASRLVSLDVFRGLTIVLMLLVNSPGDWHFYYSPITHADWNGFHLADLVFPAFVFIMGVALVYGLATVRETPDLHAKTLRRVARRVLVMVVLGLLIGLLPNFYFTSFRILGVLQRLALVYGLSALCFLKMSWRQQAWLTVALLVAYAVLLQLVPVPGLGYASLEKSTNLGAWLDRLLIGKEHLYTNEEGWDAESLLGTLPALASGLLGVLAGQWLRATGPDAPTKTAWLFVVSSGTLVLGLIWNGWFPINKALWSSSFVLYAGGLSGLMLAALYFVLDVQQWRPRGLWLLLACGSNTLVVFFGAEAIERILTRLKLRHPDGSVFYPRDWLYDTLCRPYFANPYHASLTWAIVYTCLWIGLLAFLYRRRIFITA; encoded by the coding sequence ATGCTGATTAAGAACCCCTCCGCTACCGCACCACCCGAAACCCACCGAGTGGCTAGCCGGCTGGTTTCGCTGGATGTGTTTCGGGGGCTGACTATCGTGCTTATGCTGCTGGTGAACAGCCCCGGCGACTGGCACTTCTACTACTCCCCTATCACGCACGCCGACTGGAACGGCTTCCATCTGGCCGACCTCGTATTTCCCGCTTTCGTGTTCATCATGGGCGTGGCGCTCGTGTATGGGCTGGCAACCGTTCGAGAAACTCCTGATCTACACGCTAAAACGTTACGCCGCGTGGCGCGCCGTGTCCTCGTGATGGTGGTGCTGGGGCTGCTGATCGGGCTGCTGCCGAACTTCTACTTTACCTCGTTTCGAATTTTGGGCGTGCTGCAACGGCTGGCTTTGGTGTACGGCCTCAGTGCCCTCTGCTTTTTGAAGATGAGCTGGCGCCAGCAAGCCTGGCTGACGGTGGCCCTGCTGGTGGCCTACGCGGTGCTGTTGCAGCTGGTGCCGGTGCCGGGCCTGGGCTACGCCAGCCTGGAGAAATCAACGAACCTAGGCGCCTGGCTCGACCGTCTGCTCATCGGCAAGGAGCATCTGTATACTAATGAAGAAGGTTGGGATGCGGAGTCGTTGCTGGGCACGCTTCCTGCCTTGGCCAGCGGTCTGTTGGGCGTGCTCGCGGGCCAGTGGCTGCGCGCTACCGGTCCCGATGCGCCTACCAAAACTGCCTGGCTTTTTGTGGTGAGCAGCGGCACGCTGGTGCTGGGCCTGATCTGGAATGGCTGGTTCCCGATCAACAAAGCCCTATGGAGCAGCTCCTTTGTGCTCTACGCCGGCGGCTTATCGGGCCTGATGCTGGCGGCGCTGTATTTCGTGCTCGATGTGCAGCAGTGGCGCCCCCGTGGCCTGTGGCTGCTGCTGGCTTGCGGGAGCAACACGCTCGTCGTGTTTTTCGGGGCGGAAGCAATAGAGCGCATCCTCACGCGGCTTAAGCTCCGCCACCCCGATGGCTCCGTCTTCTACCCCCGCGACTGGCTCTATGACACACTCTGCCGCCCGTATTTTGCCAATCCTTACCACGCCTCCCTCACTTGGGCCATCGTGTACACCTGCTTGTGGATAGGCCTACTAGCCTTCTTGTACCGCCGCCGAATCTTCATCACGGCCTAA
- a CDS encoding PH domain-containing protein, whose protein sequence is MGLLDAILGNASETDAQEIQLELSQLLAPGEEVRNAYAVIRDLLVFTTKRLILVDKQGVTGKKREYLSLPYRSIERFSMETTGHFDMDAELKIWVRGQTEPISKTFRNDKNIHDVYRALSEFAL, encoded by the coding sequence ATGGGACTTCTCGATGCCATCCTCGGTAATGCGTCTGAAACCGACGCGCAGGAAATTCAACTGGAGCTAAGCCAGCTGCTGGCCCCCGGCGAAGAGGTGCGCAACGCCTACGCTGTCATCCGCGACTTACTGGTATTCACCACCAAGCGCCTGATTCTGGTAGACAAGCAGGGTGTAACGGGCAAGAAGCGGGAGTACCTGAGCCTGCCTTACCGCAGCATCGAGCGGTTTTCTATGGAGACTACCGGCCATTTTGATATGGATGCGGAGCTGAAAATCTGGGTGCGCGGACAGACGGAGCCCATCAGCAAGACCTTCCGCAACGATAAGAACATCCACGATGTGTACCGCGCCCTGAGCGAGTTTGCGCTGTAA
- the ureC gene encoding urease subunit alpha encodes MALSLDRRAYADMYGPTTGDRVRLGDTNLIIEVEKDFCTYGEECKFGGGKVLREGMGQAAGIPQAEALDLLITNALVLDYTGIYKADIGIKNGRIVGIGKAGNPHIMPNVTPGMVVGVTTEVIAGEGQILTAGGIDCHIHFICPQQIEEALASGVTTMLGGGTGPSSGTNATTCTPGAFYIEMMLKATDAFPLNFGFLGKGNTSRPEGLREQLEAGAVGFKLHEDWGTTPAAIDMCLSIAEQYDVQVCIHTDTLNESGFVETSTAAFKGRTIHAYHTEGAGGGHAPDIIKICREPNVIPSSTNPTRPFTINTIDEHLDMLMVCHHLDKNIPEDVAFAESRIRGETIAAEDILHDLGALSIISSDSQAMGRVGEVLTRTWQTAHKMKEQRGLLPEDTDRGTDNFRARRYIAKYTINPARAHGFSEEIGSVEIGKLADLVLWKPAFFGSRAEMVIKGGVIVRAQMGDANASIPTPQPSYSRPMFGSYGSATGPTSIAFVSAASVGHVRASYGLKKAVVAVKGCRSVAKKDMALNDYLPNIAVDPETYRVTVDGVHLTCEPATKLPLTQLYNLF; translated from the coding sequence ATGGCTCTTTCCCTCGACCGACGCGCTTACGCCGATATGTACGGCCCCACTACCGGCGACCGGGTGCGCCTGGGCGATACCAACCTTATCATTGAGGTAGAAAAGGACTTTTGCACCTACGGCGAGGAGTGCAAGTTCGGGGGTGGCAAGGTGCTGCGCGAAGGCATGGGGCAGGCCGCCGGAATTCCGCAAGCAGAAGCGCTGGACCTGCTCATCACCAACGCCCTGGTACTCGATTATACTGGCATTTATAAGGCCGATATTGGCATCAAGAACGGCCGGATTGTAGGCATCGGCAAGGCGGGTAACCCGCACATTATGCCCAACGTGACACCCGGCATGGTGGTAGGCGTAACCACGGAAGTAATAGCTGGCGAAGGCCAGATTCTGACGGCCGGCGGCATCGACTGCCACATTCACTTCATCTGCCCGCAGCAGATTGAAGAGGCGTTGGCCTCCGGCGTGACGACCATGCTGGGCGGCGGCACTGGGCCATCATCGGGCACGAATGCTACCACCTGCACGCCAGGCGCGTTTTACATTGAGATGATGTTGAAGGCTACGGATGCTTTTCCGCTCAACTTTGGGTTTCTTGGCAAGGGCAACACCTCCCGGCCCGAAGGGTTGCGGGAGCAGTTGGAGGCCGGCGCCGTAGGCTTCAAGCTGCACGAAGACTGGGGCACCACGCCTGCCGCCATTGATATGTGCCTGAGTATAGCCGAGCAGTACGATGTGCAGGTCTGCATTCATACCGATACGCTCAACGAAAGCGGCTTTGTGGAAACCTCCACGGCTGCCTTCAAGGGCCGCACCATTCACGCCTACCATACCGAGGGCGCCGGCGGCGGCCACGCCCCCGATATCATTAAAATCTGCAGGGAGCCCAACGTGATTCCATCCTCCACGAACCCCACGCGGCCCTTTACCATCAACACCATCGACGAGCACCTAGATATGCTCATGGTGTGCCACCACCTCGACAAGAACATTCCGGAAGATGTAGCCTTTGCCGAAAGCCGCATCCGGGGCGAGACGATTGCCGCCGAGGATATTCTGCACGATTTGGGCGCACTCAGCATCATTTCCTCCGACTCCCAGGCCATGGGCCGGGTGGGAGAAGTGCTCACGCGCACCTGGCAAACGGCCCACAAAATGAAGGAGCAGCGCGGTCTGCTGCCCGAAGACACTGACCGCGGCACCGACAACTTCCGCGCCCGCCGCTACATCGCCAAGTACACCATCAACCCAGCCCGTGCCCACGGATTCTCAGAGGAAATCGGCTCCGTAGAAATCGGGAAGCTGGCTGATCTGGTGCTCTGGAAACCGGCTTTTTTCGGCTCTCGCGCCGAGATGGTTATTAAGGGCGGCGTGATTGTGCGGGCCCAGATGGGCGACGCCAACGCCTCCATTCCTACGCCCCAGCCGTCGTACTCGCGGCCCATGTTCGGGAGCTACGGCAGTGCTACGGGGCCGACTTCCATAGCCTTCGTATCAGCGGCATCGGTGGGGCACGTGCGGGCTTCGTATGGCCTGAAAAAAGCCGTGGTGGCCGTAAAAGGCTGTCGCAGCGTCGCCAAAAAGGACATGGCCCTAAACGATTACCTGCCCAATATTGCCGTGGACCCCGAAACGTACCGCGTCACCGTCGATGGCGTGCACCTGACCTGCGAGCCCGCCACCAAGTTGCCACTGACGCAGCTGTACAACCTGTTTTAA
- a CDS encoding urease subunit beta: MHLSPKDLDKLVLHQAGVVAQKRYARGLALNYPEAVALLATQLLEFIRDGESVAVLMNKGKHILGHQDVLPGVAALLSEVQIEGTFPDGTKLVTVHYPICREEGSAELALYGSGLTRTPRPVAAAPVATATPGEYLLADAPLTLNEGRETITVEVLNRGDRPVQVGSHYPFYETNEALEFDRTAARGFRLNIPAGTAVRFEPGERKPVELVALAGERMVYGGNGRINGPLD; encoded by the coding sequence ATGCATCTTTCGCCCAAAGACCTGGATAAGCTGGTGCTGCACCAGGCCGGCGTGGTAGCTCAGAAGCGCTACGCCCGCGGTCTGGCCCTGAACTATCCCGAAGCCGTAGCACTACTGGCTACCCAGCTCCTAGAGTTTATCCGGGATGGGGAGAGCGTGGCCGTGCTCATGAACAAGGGCAAGCATATTCTAGGCCACCAGGATGTGCTGCCCGGCGTGGCGGCGCTGCTGAGTGAGGTGCAGATTGAAGGCACGTTCCCCGATGGCACCAAACTCGTGACGGTACATTACCCCATTTGTCGGGAAGAAGGCTCTGCTGAGCTGGCCCTCTATGGCTCCGGCCTCACCCGCACCCCTAGGCCAGTAGCTGCCGCTCCAGTAGCCACAGCTACCCCCGGAGAATACCTGCTGGCTGATGCGCCGCTTACGCTAAACGAGGGCCGTGAAACTATAACAGTAGAAGTGCTCAACCGCGGCGACCGGCCCGTGCAGGTTGGGTCGCACTACCCGTTCTATGAAACCAACGAGGCGCTGGAATTCGACCGGACCGCCGCCCGCGGTTTTCGTCTCAACATCCCGGCCGGCACGGCCGTGCGCTTCGAGCCCGGTGAACGGAAGCCAGTGGAATTGGTGGCGCTGGCCGGCGAGCGGATGGTGTACGGCGGTAACGGACGAATTAATGGGCCACTTGATTAA
- the ureG gene encoding urease accessory protein UreG: MTFIDKLALLLHGHAHEAYESPGDFAQRETRRLPPYRNFRKRAFTVGIGGPVGTGKTALLKALCERLRHEFELGVVTNDIFTSEDAEFLIRHSALSEDRIVGVETGGCPHAAIREDISLNMDALEGLMTRFEYKLDYLFVESGGDNLAAHFSRELVDYSIYVIDVSGGDKIPRKGGPGITQSDLLVINKTDLAELVRADLGVMDHDARKMRGEGPFLFARALHGVGLEEIIGHIHAAKARALEAVREDRR; this comes from the coding sequence ATGACCTTTATTGATAAGCTGGCGCTCCTGTTGCACGGACATGCGCACGAAGCGTACGAGTCGCCGGGCGACTTTGCGCAGCGCGAAACCCGGCGGCTGCCGCCCTACCGCAACTTCCGCAAGCGCGCCTTCACGGTAGGCATTGGCGGTCCGGTGGGCACGGGCAAAACTGCCCTTCTCAAAGCCTTGTGCGAGCGGCTGCGCCACGAGTTTGAACTGGGCGTGGTCACCAACGACATCTTTACCAGCGAAGACGCCGAGTTTCTGATCCGGCACAGCGCCCTGAGCGAAGACCGGATTGTGGGCGTAGAAACCGGCGGTTGCCCGCACGCCGCCATTCGGGAGGATATTTCCCTGAACATGGATGCGCTGGAAGGCCTGATGACGCGCTTTGAATACAAGCTCGACTACCTATTCGTGGAAAGCGGCGGCGACAACCTCGCGGCACACTTCAGCCGCGAGCTGGTCGATTATTCGATCTATGTCATCGATGTGTCGGGCGGCGACAAAATTCCGCGCAAAGGCGGCCCCGGCATCACCCAATCTGACCTGCTTGTCATCAACAAAACCGACCTGGCCGAGCTCGTGCGCGCCGACCTGGGCGTAATGGACCATGATGCCCGTAAGATGCGCGGCGAAGGTCCGTTTCTGTTCGCCCGCGCCCTGCACGGCGTGGGTCTGGAGGAAATTATAGGCCACATTCATGCCGCCAAAGCGCGTGCATTGGAAGCCGTGCGGGAAGATCGGCGGTAA
- a CDS encoding NAD(P)/FAD-dependent oxidoreductase produces MDTNLPVTSQPRIVIVGCGFAGLRLAKDLADAPVQVVVIDRNNYHNFQPLLYQVATGALEADNIAYPIRKIFAGQHNFFYRMADVQRIDPGSNTVITNIGDIRYDHLVLATGSLTNFFGLESIERNAMQIKSIPNALNLRSFLFQNFEKALLKEDPAARQALMNVVVVGGGPTGVEICGSLAEMRKDVLPKDYPELDLKQMEIYLVEAGGEVLGPMSKQSQQKARKYLEDMNIHIRLNTSAKRFEDCKLYTSDTEFIRTENVIWAAGVNGADVPGLPEAVVARNKRINVDHVNRVQGTTNIYAIGDVANMVTDEMPRGYPMLAPVAIQQAEQLADNFKRFMRGEAMKPFHYTNKGSMAIVGRNRAVVDLPGEKHFGGFLGWLTWLFVHLMTLVGFRNKIVTFVDWATSYLSSDKALRLIIRPYKRSDFKDDKGKANAEHFNATPQYNPTPPAIQEPVKTQA; encoded by the coding sequence ATGGATACCAATCTTCCCGTTACATCACAACCTCGCATCGTCATTGTGGGCTGCGGCTTCGCGGGGCTGCGGCTGGCTAAAGATCTGGCCGACGCGCCGGTGCAGGTAGTGGTCATCGACCGCAATAATTATCACAACTTTCAGCCCCTGCTCTACCAGGTAGCCACCGGCGCCTTGGAGGCGGATAACATTGCGTATCCCATTCGCAAGATCTTTGCCGGGCAGCACAACTTCTTTTACCGCATGGCCGATGTGCAGCGCATCGACCCTGGCAGCAACACGGTCATCACCAATATCGGCGACATCCGCTACGACCACCTGGTGCTGGCTACCGGCTCGCTCACCAACTTTTTCGGGCTGGAAAGCATTGAGCGCAACGCCATGCAGATCAAGAGCATCCCGAATGCCCTGAACCTGCGCAGCTTCCTGTTCCAGAACTTCGAGAAAGCCCTGCTGAAGGAAGACCCCGCCGCGCGCCAGGCCCTGATGAACGTGGTAGTGGTAGGTGGCGGCCCCACCGGCGTGGAAATATGTGGCTCTCTGGCCGAGATGCGCAAAGACGTATTGCCCAAAGATTACCCCGAGCTCGACCTGAAGCAAATGGAAATCTACCTCGTAGAGGCCGGCGGCGAGGTATTGGGGCCCATGTCGAAACAGTCGCAGCAGAAGGCCAGGAAGTATCTGGAAGATATGAACATTCATATCCGGCTCAACACCTCGGCCAAGCGGTTCGAGGACTGCAAACTCTACACTTCCGATACCGAGTTTATCCGTACCGAAAACGTGATTTGGGCCGCCGGCGTGAATGGTGCCGACGTGCCCGGCCTACCCGAGGCCGTGGTGGCGCGCAACAAGCGCATCAATGTCGACCATGTGAACCGGGTCCAGGGTACCACCAACATCTACGCCATCGGCGACGTGGCTAACATGGTCACCGACGAGATGCCGCGCGGTTATCCCATGCTGGCCCCCGTGGCCATTCAGCAAGCCGAGCAATTGGCCGACAACTTCAAGCGCTTTATGCGCGGCGAGGCCATGAAGCCCTTCCATTATACCAATAAAGGCAGCATGGCCATTGTGGGCCGCAACCGCGCCGTAGTAGATTTGCCCGGCGAAAAGCATTTTGGCGGCTTCCTAGGCTGGCTGACCTGGCTATTTGTGCACTTAATGACATTGGTCGGCTTCCGCAACAAGATCGTTACGTTCGTGGACTGGGCTACCAGCTACCTCAGCTCCGACAAAGCGCTGCGCCTCATCATCCGGCCCTATAAGCGCAGCGACTTTAAGGATGATAAGGGCAAAGCCAACGCAGAGCATTTCAATGCAACGCCCCAGTATAACCCAACGCCGCCCGCTATTCAGGAGCCTGTAAAAACACAGGCCTAG
- a CDS encoding S9 family peptidase — protein sequence MKNLLPILGLLLPFGVAAQTTSPAPHPLTARDLQQLRDVRDAHFSPDGQWVTYVVSQADTAADKGNADVWMARYNGTQNLRVTTSPDNETAPRFSPDGLYLSFLSSRGEGEDGHSQLWLLNRNGGEAEKVTKLKGSVSDYVWAPDGKRLALIIRDADPDSLTVVQKAKKKTPPVIVVDRFQFKQDVDGYLNKQRQHLYVFDVAARKLSKLTSGIYDEYSPAWSPDGKQLVFVSKRGDDPDRHDNFDLYAIDATPGAQPRQLTTSDVADSAPSNWSGRPAWSPDGKQIAFVEGGPKDQLVYGLHQLAVIPAAGGTPKLLTSGLDRNTLKPQWSKDGKSLYFLLEDDRAQVLARVPANGGKVERVLDGKREITEFEVGPKGQIVVVNSEPQLPDEVFAFEKKALRPISKQNDAWLKTVQLGATDPIQGKSKDGTLVSGFLVKPVGYQAGQKYPTVLRIHGGPVSQFAYSFSPEWQILAAHGYAVVASNPRGSSGRGLEYCRAIYADWGNKDSEDALSVVDYAVQQGIADPARLGVGGWSYGGILTDHLIARDKRFKAATSGAGIANVFAGYGTDQYIRDYETELGTPWEHTDVWMRISYPFFHAGQISTPTLFLCGEKDFNVPLLNTEQMYQALQSLKVPTQLIIYPGQFHGINKPSYVKDRYDRYLAWYDKYLKAGTTTAGGQ from the coding sequence ATGAAAAATCTACTACCCATACTGGGCTTGCTGCTGCCCTTCGGGGTGGCCGCGCAGACTACCTCGCCGGCCCCGCACCCGCTCACGGCCCGCGACCTGCAACAACTGCGCGACGTGCGCGACGCCCACTTCTCGCCCGATGGCCAGTGGGTGACCTACGTGGTGAGCCAGGCCGATACCGCCGCCGACAAAGGCAACGCCGACGTGTGGATGGCCCGTTACAATGGCACGCAAAACCTGCGCGTAACCACCAGCCCCGACAATGAAACGGCCCCACGCTTCTCGCCCGATGGGCTCTACCTGAGCTTTCTATCCAGCCGGGGCGAGGGGGAAGATGGCCACAGCCAGCTCTGGCTGCTGAACCGCAACGGCGGCGAGGCCGAGAAGGTAACCAAGCTCAAAGGCAGCGTATCCGACTACGTGTGGGCACCTGATGGCAAGCGCTTGGCCCTCATCATCCGCGACGCCGACCCCGATTCGCTGACGGTGGTGCAGAAGGCCAAGAAGAAAACGCCGCCCGTTATTGTCGTGGATCGGTTTCAGTTCAAGCAGGATGTGGATGGCTACCTCAACAAGCAGCGCCAGCACCTGTACGTGTTTGATGTGGCGGCGCGCAAGCTGTCCAAGCTCACTTCAGGCATTTATGACGAGTACTCGCCGGCCTGGAGCCCCGATGGCAAGCAGCTGGTATTCGTGAGCAAGCGCGGCGACGACCCCGACCGCCACGACAACTTCGACCTCTACGCCATTGATGCTACGCCCGGCGCCCAGCCGCGCCAGCTCACCACTAGCGATGTAGCCGACAGCGCCCCCAGCAACTGGAGCGGCCGCCCCGCCTGGAGCCCCGATGGCAAGCAGATTGCCTTCGTGGAAGGTGGCCCGAAAGATCAGCTCGTGTATGGCCTGCACCAGCTGGCCGTAATTCCGGCCGCCGGTGGCACACCCAAGCTGCTCACCAGTGGCCTAGACCGCAATACGCTCAAGCCCCAGTGGTCGAAGGATGGCAAGAGCCTGTATTTCCTGCTCGAAGACGACCGCGCCCAAGTGCTGGCCCGCGTGCCGGCCAACGGTGGTAAAGTGGAGCGCGTGCTGGATGGCAAGCGCGAAATCACGGAGTTTGAAGTCGGCCCCAAAGGCCAGATAGTGGTAGTAAACAGCGAGCCACAATTGCCCGATGAGGTGTTTGCTTTCGAAAAGAAAGCCCTGCGCCCCATTTCCAAGCAGAATGATGCGTGGCTGAAAACCGTGCAGCTCGGCGCCACGGATCCTATTCAGGGCAAGAGCAAGGACGGTACGCTGGTGAGTGGTTTCCTGGTGAAGCCTGTCGGCTACCAAGCGGGCCAGAAGTACCCCACGGTGCTCCGCATTCATGGTGGTCCGGTATCGCAGTTCGCGTACAGCTTCTCGCCGGAGTGGCAGATTCTGGCGGCTCACGGCTACGCTGTAGTGGCCAGCAACCCGCGCGGTAGCTCGGGGCGCGGCCTGGAGTATTGCCGCGCCATCTACGCCGACTGGGGCAATAAGGACTCCGAAGATGCGCTGTCGGTGGTAGATTACGCCGTGCAGCAAGGCATTGCTGACCCCGCCCGCCTGGGAGTAGGCGGCTGGAGCTACGGTGGTATCCTTACCGACCACCTTATTGCCCGCGACAAGCGCTTTAAAGCCGCCACCAGCGGCGCCGGCATCGCCAACGTATTTGCTGGCTACGGCACCGACCAATACATCCGCGACTACGAAACCGAGCTGGGCACTCCCTGGGAGCACACCGATGTATGGATGCGCATTTCGTACCCCTTCTTCCACGCCGGCCAGATCAGCACCCCCACGCTCTTCCTGTGCGGCGAGAAGGACTTTAACGTACCCCTGCTGAACACCGAGCAGATGTATCAGGCCCTGCAGAGCCTGAAAGTGCCCACCCAGCTCATCATCTACCCCGGCCAGTTCCACGGCATCAACAAGCCCAGCTACGTGAAGGACCGCTACGACCGGTACCTGGCCTGGTACGACAAATATCTGAAAGCCGGCACCACTACCGCCGGCGGCCAGTAG
- a CDS encoding urease accessory protein UreD, which translates to MPAPADWSEIAVAQVRGQSVLVASRNVQPLKILNPRAPGGGCHVVLSSYGGGMVAGDTIRIHLTAHAETRLLLGTQANTKIFRSMDGKVAEQTVEGTLESGALAAVLPDPVVLQENSRYRQRQHWHLASGAVLLLADWLHSGRMDNGEQFAFTSFDSELRITVAGRLTVLDRFAFRPEEHIATSPANFDRYQTTLSVYLVGHPDDARFLALARTLEQLQTISRAALPDDLSKQEFVVAVTPSRPGVYLLRALGTSRQALQPLYEALGQSLEQTELLGHHPGRRKY; encoded by the coding sequence ATGCCTGCACCTGCCGATTGGAGTGAAATTGCCGTGGCGCAGGTCCGGGGCCAGTCGGTGCTGGTGGCGAGCCGCAATGTGCAGCCGCTGAAAATTCTGAACCCGCGGGCACCGGGCGGTGGCTGCCACGTGGTGCTTTCCAGCTACGGGGGCGGCATGGTGGCGGGCGATACTATCCGGATTCACCTCACGGCTCACGCCGAGACGCGGCTCCTGCTAGGAACCCAGGCGAATACCAAAATTTTCCGCTCCATGGATGGCAAAGTGGCGGAGCAAACCGTGGAAGGCACGCTGGAAAGTGGCGCGCTGGCCGCCGTGCTGCCCGACCCCGTGGTGCTGCAGGAAAACAGCCGCTACCGCCAGCGCCAGCATTGGCACTTAGCCTCTGGTGCCGTGCTGCTGCTGGCCGACTGGCTTCACTCGGGCCGCATGGACAACGGCGAGCAGTTTGCCTTCACTTCTTTTGATTCAGAGCTGCGCATTACGGTAGCTGGCCGCCTCACAGTCCTGGACCGGTTTGCCTTCCGGCCCGAAGAGCACATTGCCACCTCGCCTGCCAACTTCGACCGGTACCAGACCACGCTTTCCGTGTACCTCGTAGGCCACCCCGATGACGCGCGTTTCCTAGCCTTGGCCCGTACGCTGGAGCAGCTGCAAACCATCAGCCGCGCCGCTCTGCCCGATGATTTATCGAAGCAGGAATTTGTGGTGGCCGTTACGCCTTCGCGGCCCGGCGTATATCTGCTGCGGGCGCTGGGCACCAGCCGGCAGGCGCTGCAGCCGCTCTACGAGGCGCTAGGCCAGTCTCTGGAACAAACCGAGCTGCTAGGCCACCACCCTGGGCGGCGCAAGTATTAG
- a CDS encoding urease accessory protein UreF — protein MPTRLARLLHLADSALPTGGFAYSYGLESSRTFGLIRNAAGLRNYLYSYLQQIISLDVPFLSACFAAEWPTDTDALCHIVEEYDAMLLVPTLHRASLAQSKNWLRLLSTFYPESGLDHLSAEFKAQDLPLHFVPVLARCLRQLGYSCQELHTLYLHLMLRDQISSAIRRGCLGPMEGHRLQNDFYALFDHLLAGAETADYRTATRSASLLDAAQILHEQVYSRLFQN, from the coding sequence ATGCCAACCCGCCTTGCCCGTCTGTTGCACCTCGCCGATTCGGCCCTGCCGACGGGTGGCTTTGCATACTCCTACGGGCTGGAAAGCAGCCGCACGTTTGGGCTGATCCGCAATGCGGCGGGGCTACGCAATTACCTGTATTCGTATCTGCAGCAGATTATCAGCCTCGATGTACCGTTTCTAAGCGCTTGTTTCGCCGCCGAGTGGCCTACAGATACCGATGCATTGTGCCATATCGTAGAAGAGTATGATGCCATGCTGCTGGTACCCACACTGCACCGCGCCAGTCTGGCCCAAAGCAAGAACTGGCTGCGGCTGCTCAGCACGTTCTACCCGGAAAGTGGCCTAGACCACCTCAGCGCGGAGTTCAAGGCTCAGGATCTGCCGCTGCATTTTGTGCCGGTGCTGGCGCGGTGCTTGCGGCAGTTAGGGTATAGCTGCCAAGAGCTGCACACGCTGTACCTGCACCTAATGCTGCGCGACCAAATCAGTTCAGCTATCCGGCGGGGCTGCCTGGGTCCGATGGAAGGCCACCGCCTGCAGAACGATTTTTACGCACTTTTTGACCACCTGCTGGCGGGCGCCGAAACGGCCGACTACCGTACTGCCACGCGCTCAGCCAGCCTGCTCGATGCCGCCCAGATTCTGCATGAGCAGGTGTATTCCCGTCTGTTCCAAAACTAG